In one Alnus glutinosa chromosome 12, dhAlnGlut1.1, whole genome shotgun sequence genomic region, the following are encoded:
- the LOC133852249 gene encoding transcription factor UPBEAT1: protein MGVSPAKSLLVSLDMKGMLQGNDQQSCSANGSLWSKLMEAQAKKQRIARERRGHFKIGKRPTRTLMKRRKHQANAVGRRVRTLKRLIPNGESMGSLDGLFREAADYIFSLQMRVRVMQIMVNALTNSDE from the coding sequence ATGGGAGTTTCCCCTGCAAAATCCCTCCTCGTCTCCCTTGATATGAAGGGTATGCTCCAAGGAAATGACCAGCAAAGTTGCAGTGCAAATGGGTCGTTGTGGAGCAAGCTAATGGAAGCCCAAGCCAAGAAGCAAAGGATCGCCAGGGAAAGGAGAGGGCATTTTAAGATCGGCAAGAGGCCTACGAGGACTTTGATGAAGAGAAGAAAGCACCAGGCAAACGCGGTTGGGAGAAGGGTGAGAACCCTGAAGAGGCTTATTCCCAACGGCGAGTCCATGGGCAGCTTGGATGGACTCTTCAGAGAGGCTGCTGATTACATATTCTCTTTACAAATGAGAGTGAGAGTAATGCAGATTATGGTTAATGCATTGACAAATTCTGATGAGTGA